A window of Gemmatimonadota bacterium contains these coding sequences:
- a CDS encoding zf-HC2 domain-containing protein, with protein MSRPDEGLLHAWLDGELEAEEAARVERLVAEDAEWSAAAAEARGLIAASSRILGKLDVVAGDVIPRGGSAAPAMRDARVPATQAAPRTSARRGVPGWLRVAAGVVLVAGIGYVVRDEAGSEADAVVMESGTQQEAVATSVAASAPDAAPTEALRNEPAPPAAPATAAASAVPARQESERREADTRTMDRLALEKRASEPDRTEASADVAPVAASATAKVAAQSSAQAVASPAGPPATVPAPAPAPASLAATASANAANEISARTRGVAGGVATGATRLDDVRVAGGTARPLLRDAAPARAPEAAALLGESAPAARLVGCWRVTSTLAMDPVQTDPRIVRTNGDTLWLALTPNGVQAEVVRSDDLLRGLARTTAGASAPITARLERCTP; from the coding sequence ATGTCGCGTCCTGACGAAGGGCTCCTTCACGCCTGGCTCGATGGCGAGCTGGAGGCGGAGGAGGCCGCGCGGGTCGAGCGGTTGGTGGCGGAGGACGCCGAGTGGTCGGCGGCGGCCGCGGAGGCGCGTGGGCTGATCGCGGCGAGTTCGCGGATCCTCGGGAAGCTCGACGTCGTGGCGGGGGACGTGATCCCGCGCGGCGGGAGTGCGGCGCCGGCAATGCGCGACGCGCGCGTGCCGGCGACGCAGGCCGCGCCGCGCACCTCGGCGCGCCGCGGCGTGCCGGGATGGTTGCGCGTGGCGGCGGGTGTGGTGCTCGTAGCGGGGATCGGATACGTAGTGCGGGACGAGGCGGGCAGTGAAGCTGATGCGGTCGTGATGGAGAGCGGCACGCAGCAGGAGGCCGTGGCGACGTCCGTCGCAGCGTCGGCTCCCGACGCCGCGCCGACCGAAGCACTGCGGAACGAACCCGCGCCGCCCGCCGCCCCGGCGACCGCGGCGGCATCGGCGGTGCCAGCGCGTCAGGAGTCGGAGCGGCGCGAGGCAGATACACGCACGATGGATCGGCTCGCGCTCGAGAAGCGCGCGTCGGAACCCGATCGCACGGAAGCATCGGCGGATGTCGCGCCGGTCGCCGCGTCGGCCACTGCGAAGGTCGCCGCACAGTCCTCGGCACAGGCCGTGGCGTCGCCCGCCGGTCCGCCGGCGACCGTTCCGGCTCCTGCGCCCGCGCCAGCATCGCTCGCCGCCACGGCCAGCGCGAACGCGGCGAACGAGATCAGCGCGCGCACACGTGGCGTGGCCGGCGGCGTCGCGACCGGTGCGACGCGCCTCGACGACGTCCGCGTGGCCGGAGGCACCGCGCGACCGCTGCTGCGCGACGCGGCGCCCGCGCGTGCGCCGGAAGCCGCGGCACTGCTCGGCGAGTCGGCCCCCGCCGCGCGCCTCGTCGGCTGCTGGCGCGTGACGTCCACGCTCGCGATGGATCCGGTGCAGACCGATCCGCGCATCGTGCGCACGAACGGCGACACGCTCTGGCTCGCGCTCACGCCGAACGGCGTGCAGGCCGAAGTGGTGCGATCCGACGACCTGCTCCGCGGCCTCGCGCGCACCACCGCCGGGGCGAGCGCGCCGATCACGGCGCGCCTCGAGCGCTGCACGCCCTGA
- a CDS encoding sigma-70 family RNA polymerase sigma factor, translating into MDQAERLFREYHATLVRYLTRRLGDRDWAEEVAQETFVRALRQDTIVNERSWVFAVAHNLVRDGARRDARNRRHLELLAAESREAQVESVDLTLERAQDASMARKALEQLGERDRQALLLKEEGLDYGEIAEILQIEKSSVGTTLSRARKRLAESYEALVDERRGGSHVAS; encoded by the coding sequence GTGGACCAGGCCGAACGTCTCTTCCGCGAGTATCACGCCACGCTCGTGCGCTATCTGACCCGACGGTTGGGCGATCGCGACTGGGCGGAGGAGGTGGCGCAGGAGACGTTCGTCCGGGCCCTGCGGCAGGACACGATCGTGAACGAGCGGAGCTGGGTGTTCGCGGTGGCGCACAACCTGGTGCGCGACGGGGCGCGGCGCGATGCGCGCAACCGGCGGCATCTCGAACTGCTGGCCGCCGAGTCGCGCGAGGCGCAGGTGGAGAGCGTGGACCTCACGCTCGAACGGGCGCAGGATGCGTCGATGGCGCGGAAGGCGCTCGAGCAGCTCGGCGAGCGCGACCGGCAGGCGCTGCTGCTCAAGGAAGAGGGACTCGACTACGGCGAGATCGCCGAGATCCTGCAGATCGAGAAGAGTTCGGTGGGCACGACACTATCGCGGGCGCGGAAGCGGCTCGCCGAGTCATATGAGGCGCTCGTGGACGAGCGCCGGGGAGGTTCGCATGTCGCGTCCTGA
- a CDS encoding VWA domain-containing protein, translating into MYRTIMQTFAPRALLAFLLGAGTAAAQDVRIIDPECGRPRVCVAAPCEQPAPCRVGGVERTARDVRVTLEGRVLRYEVTEQWNNRGRAIGEADYVLPLPRGAAFEDLALEIDGEMVTGEALGAGEARRIYEEIVRKQRDPALVEWMGMGVLRTRIFPIQPGETRTVKVRFRAVAEREGDALRIDVPAPRGQGTASGTTLHFRWPAGEGFGAAWSPTHRMESARELERRVARVDDASGTITLLLPVRDSDRAAISVLTHAPQGEDGYALITLAPPAIVRRSAARDITFVIDVSGSMSGTKLAQAKAAGKQLLNTLGREDRFRLIAFSNDVDEYRDGWTVATANERARAESWLEDLRATGGTNIMGALEEALDREESAGRLALVLFMTDGAPTVGERRGERIAARAGELRGARRVFTFGLGADLNAALLEQVALDGAGTAHFVRPEEDVERVVGVVAQRLTRPVATNLRVRASGVQLRALQPAGRLDLFAGQELTVLARYRQSAIPVAYGRDGAARITIIGDTPDGPVTWEARANFPARRTADAFVGRLWATQRVGWLSAERRRNGASSELDGEMRQLGERWGIPTELTSYLVLEPGMQAQRVVGANAPASVSPSVVPSVRPMRRDDAARGVAGGVASGVTSSPAPSADARASTRNEFELAKAAAEMRDARSIAMSGEVDASGRRRTTSRTFALTDGVWMDDRPKAADGRTFTIKPFSPAYFAAMERIAELRELFVLGERVEVHGRAVTIRLAADGLEQLDERQLTAITRDW; encoded by the coding sequence GTGTACCGCACCATCATGCAGACCTTCGCCCCGCGTGCCCTCCTCGCCTTCCTGCTCGGCGCCGGCACCGCCGCCGCCCAGGATGTGCGCATCATCGACCCCGAATGCGGGCGCCCGCGCGTCTGCGTCGCCGCGCCGTGCGAGCAGCCGGCGCCCTGCCGCGTGGGCGGCGTCGAACGCACCGCGCGCGACGTCCGCGTCACGCTCGAGGGCCGCGTCCTCCGCTACGAGGTCACCGAACAGTGGAACAACCGCGGCCGCGCCATCGGCGAGGCCGACTACGTGCTCCCGCTCCCGCGCGGCGCGGCCTTCGAGGACCTCGCGCTCGAGATCGACGGCGAGATGGTCACCGGCGAAGCCCTCGGCGCCGGCGAGGCGCGCCGCATCTATGAGGAGATCGTCCGCAAGCAGCGCGATCCCGCCCTCGTCGAATGGATGGGGATGGGCGTGCTGCGCACACGGATCTTCCCCATCCAGCCGGGCGAGACGCGGACGGTGAAGGTGCGCTTCCGCGCCGTCGCCGAACGCGAGGGCGATGCACTGCGCATCGACGTCCCCGCGCCGCGCGGCCAGGGCACGGCGAGCGGCACCACGCTCCACTTCCGCTGGCCCGCCGGCGAGGGCTTCGGCGCCGCCTGGTCGCCCACGCACCGGATGGAGAGCGCGCGCGAGCTCGAGCGGCGCGTCGCGCGCGTCGACGACGCGTCGGGGACCATCACGCTGCTCCTGCCGGTGCGCGACAGCGACCGCGCGGCGATCTCGGTGCTCACCCACGCGCCGCAGGGCGAGGACGGCTATGCACTCATCACGCTCGCGCCGCCGGCCATCGTGCGCCGCAGCGCGGCGCGCGACATCACCTTCGTCATCGACGTCTCGGGCTCGATGAGCGGCACCAAGCTCGCGCAGGCCAAGGCGGCGGGGAAGCAGCTCCTCAACACGCTCGGCCGCGAGGACCGCTTCCGGTTGATCGCCTTCTCGAACGACGTGGACGAGTACCGTGACGGCTGGACCGTCGCGACCGCGAACGAGCGCGCCCGCGCCGAGTCGTGGCTGGAGGATCTGCGCGCGACGGGCGGCACGAACATCATGGGCGCGCTCGAGGAGGCGCTCGACCGCGAGGAGAGCGCCGGACGCCTCGCGTTGGTGCTCTTCATGACCGATGGCGCGCCCACGGTGGGCGAACGGCGCGGCGAGCGGATCGCGGCGCGGGCCGGCGAGTTGCGCGGCGCGCGGCGCGTGTTCACCTTCGGCCTCGGGGCCGACCTCAATGCGGCGCTGCTCGAACAGGTCGCGCTCGACGGCGCGGGGACCGCGCACTTCGTGCGCCCGGAGGAGGATGTGGAGCGCGTGGTGGGAGTGGTGGCGCAGCGCCTGACGCGGCCGGTGGCGACGAACCTCCGGGTCCGCGCCTCGGGCGTGCAGCTGCGCGCGCTGCAGCCCGCCGGTCGCCTTGACCTCTTCGCCGGCCAGGAGCTGACGGTGCTCGCGCGCTATCGGCAGAGCGCGATCCCGGTCGCGTACGGTCGCGATGGCGCGGCGCGCATCACCATCATCGGCGACACGCCGGACGGCCCGGTGACCTGGGAGGCGCGCGCGAACTTCCCGGCGCGTCGCACCGCCGATGCGTTCGTCGGCCGGCTTTGGGCGACGCAGCGCGTGGGCTGGCTGAGCGCCGAACGCCGCCGCAACGGCGCGTCGAGCGAACTCGATGGCGAGATGCGGCAGCTCGGCGAGCGGTGGGGCATCCCCACGGAGCTCACGTCGTACCTCGTGCTCGAGCCCGGGATGCAGGCGCAGCGGGTGGTGGGCGCCAATGCCCCGGCGTCGGTCTCGCCGTCGGTGGTGCCCTCGGTGCGGCCGATGCGGCGCGACGATGCGGCGCGCGGCGTGGCCGGTGGTGTCGCGAGCGGCGTGACGAGCAGCCCGGCGCCGAGCGCGGATGCGCGGGCCAGCACTCGCAACGAGTTCGAACTGGCGAAGGCGGCGGCGGAGATGCGCGATGCGCGGTCGATCGCGATGAGCGGCGAGGTGGACGCGAGCGGACGTCGCCGCACCACGTCGCGCACCTTCGCGCTCACGGACGGCGTGTGGATGGACGATCGCCCGAAGGCGGCCGATGGCCGCACCTTCACCATCAAGCCCTTCTCGCCGGCCTACTTCGCGGCGATGGAGCGGATCGCCGAGCTGCGCGAGCTCTTCGTCCTCGGCGAGCGAGTGGAGGTGCATGGACGCGCGGTGACCATCCGCCTCGCCGCCGATGGACTGGAGCAGCTCGACGAGCGGCAACTCACCGCCATCACCCGCGATTGGTGA
- a CDS encoding sensor domain-containing diguanylate cyclase, with product MSDRFRSLTDVESLRSFVINLREAIYITNNRGEILDGNPAFFALIGVRSLDDLQNYGANELVLDPARRMAQLELIERQGWSRDFELQIVRPDGALLTVLDTSYAVKDPESGEMLFHGMLVDITGRKKMEEELRQQSMRDPLTGCYNRRYLAEMDEEMSPSDGNWGCLFIDIDHFKHYNDTHGHAMGDNTLIRMSRFLMRQVRAEEPVIRVGGDEFVILLRGASEAQTMMVAQRMQAAALRTAPVPFSLGWASREPSENLMSTMHRADQNLLAVRVIVRTPTRIPGVVPGEEPT from the coding sequence ATGAGCGACCGCTTCCGTTCCCTCACCGATGTGGAGAGCCTGCGCTCGTTCGTGATCAACCTGCGCGAGGCGATCTACATCACGAACAACCGCGGCGAGATCCTCGACGGCAACCCGGCGTTCTTCGCGCTCATCGGGGTGCGGTCGCTGGACGACCTGCAGAACTACGGCGCCAACGAGCTGGTGCTCGACCCGGCGCGCCGCATGGCGCAGCTGGAGCTCATCGAGCGGCAGGGCTGGTCGCGCGACTTCGAGCTGCAGATCGTGCGCCCCGACGGCGCGTTGCTCACGGTGCTCGACACCTCGTACGCGGTGAAGGATCCCGAGTCGGGCGAGATGCTCTTCCACGGGATGCTCGTGGACATCACCGGCCGGAAGAAGATGGAGGAGGAGCTGCGCCAGCAGTCGATGCGCGACCCGCTCACCGGCTGCTACAACCGGCGCTACCTGGCCGAGATGGACGAGGAGATGAGCCCGTCGGACGGGAACTGGGGCTGCCTCTTCATCGACATCGACCACTTCAAGCACTACAACGACACGCACGGCCACGCGATGGGCGACAACACGCTCATCCGGATGAGCCGGTTCCTGATGCGGCAGGTGCGCGCCGAGGAACCGGTGATCCGCGTGGGCGGCGACGAGTTCGTGATCCTGCTGCGCGGGGCGAGCGAGGCGCAGACGATGATGGTGGCGCAGCGCATGCAGGCGGCGGCACTGCGGACGGCGCCGGTGCCCTTCTCCTTGGGGTGGGCGTCGCGGGAGCCGAGCGAGAACCTGATGAGCACGATGCACCGGGCGGACCAGAACCTGCTGGCGGTGCGGGTGATCGTGCGGACGCCGACGAGGATCCCGGGGGTGGTGCCGGGGGAGGAGCCGACGTGA
- a CDS encoding HD domain-containing protein has product MNEAVRFLTAFAQTLATMSLYSDGHPARERTIDSAFHALQRLLETDPRPKFSFLGEDVIYGEQALRELGDWGWGGRLANAGVQRIEPERGITREEFELFLEEVLARLTLQAVDSATRSPDRRSTIKFGAIGVRGTDDTVRPVEAGPVKTATMRFSLSDEADAVRWMHDEVQVTGALPLIEAESVVRSLAVAMHGDQRIVIPLLQLKEFDQYTTTHSLNVSVLTMALAEWMGMGPKEVRAFGVAGLLHDLGKVRIPKEVLTKPGKLTDEEWTIMRKHPVDGAKIIYESDRDLDLAAAVAYEHHIMINGQGYPKRHFERGVHAASKLVHVCDVYDAMRTNRPYRAAWESERVLKMIGDGAGPDFDTDAANAFIAMMRSWEPRLAVVDDKTPLPIGADAAAPAAPAAAGDTPAPGGTA; this is encoded by the coding sequence ATGAACGAGGCGGTGCGGTTCCTCACGGCGTTCGCGCAGACGCTGGCGACGATGTCGTTGTATTCCGACGGTCATCCGGCGCGGGAGCGGACGATCGACAGCGCCTTCCATGCGCTGCAGCGGCTGCTCGAGACCGACCCGCGCCCCAAGTTCAGCTTCCTGGGCGAGGACGTGATCTACGGCGAGCAGGCGCTCCGCGAGCTGGGCGACTGGGGATGGGGCGGGCGGTTGGCGAACGCCGGCGTGCAGCGCATCGAGCCCGAGCGCGGGATCACGCGCGAGGAGTTCGAGCTGTTCCTCGAGGAGGTGCTCGCGCGGCTCACGCTGCAGGCGGTGGACAGCGCGACGCGCAGTCCCGACCGTCGTTCGACGATCAAGTTCGGGGCGATCGGCGTGCGCGGCACTGACGACACCGTCCGGCCAGTGGAGGCGGGTCCGGTGAAGACCGCGACGATGCGCTTCTCGCTCAGCGACGAGGCCGACGCGGTGCGCTGGATGCACGACGAGGTGCAGGTGACCGGCGCGCTGCCCCTGATCGAGGCCGAGAGCGTGGTGCGGTCGCTCGCGGTCGCGATGCACGGCGACCAGCGCATCGTGATCCCGCTGCTGCAGCTCAAGGAGTTCGACCAATACACCACGACGCACAGTCTGAATGTGAGCGTGCTCACCATGGCGCTCGCCGAGTGGATGGGGATGGGGCCGAAGGAGGTCCGGGCGTTCGGGGTGGCCGGCCTCTTGCATGACCTCGGCAAGGTGCGTATCCCCAAGGAGGTGCTGACGAAACCGGGGAAGCTCACCGACGAGGAATGGACCATCATGCGGAAGCACCCGGTCGACGGCGCGAAGATCATCTACGAGAGTGACCGGGACCTCGATCTCGCGGCCGCGGTCGCCTACGAGCACCACATCATGATCAACGGGCAGGGCTATCCCAAGCGGCACTTCGAGCGCGGCGTGCATGCGGCGAGCAAGCTGGTGCACGTCTGCGACGTGTACGACGCGATGCGGACGAATCGCCCCTATCGTGCCGCGTGGGAGTCGGAGCGGGTGCTGAAGATGATCGGCGACGGGGCGGGGCCGGATTTCGACACCGATGCCGCGAACGCCTTCATCGCGATGATGCGGAGCTGGGAGCCGCGGCTCGCGGTGGTGGATGACAAGACGCCACTCCCGATCGGGGCGGATGCGGCGGCCCCGGCCGCGCCGGCCGCCGCGGGAGACACGCCGGCGCCGGGAGGCACCGCATGA
- a CDS encoding GMC family oxidoreductase, with protein MPQTAPPLPLALRTTLGLLARAVVPHAFDDPARGARLVQRLETELGTLHPRKQRDLHNGLALIGSWVGALLAWHAPKPLRLHSPEAQARILDRWLHSRLPLLRAVANALRRIILFAEYTTAEAQREVRYLGPYHARGPMVPWEGALPGTPSDDEPVARAPLPSGAHLPAPAAQAFATPERLSVGAIVIGSGAGGAVAAARLAEAGHEVLVVEAGALLQGDQLAEQEYEMFTRLYAERGQRATDDAALSMLQGTSVGGGTTVNWMIMLRTPDWVLDEWAAYHGTEGMRPADLAPVFTRIEAELHARTVPDDAHSPNNRIILDGARTLGWSAFAGRINAKGCVRTGFCGYGCRYGAKQGGLQTYLPRAVAAGARILPHATALRIDVVERGGSFPRKRVTLRHAPPGEAPRELVAEAPIVVVAGGAVETPALLQRSRLGGGGTGRFLRVHPTSAVFGRYDREIQGASGIPLTAVCDEFLRGDGGYGSWIECPPLHPGLAAASLQGFGAAHRGVMTQFPALGSLIVLVRDGAERGHSDGEVRARPDGSTSIRYRLNPRDARQLEAGMVAAARLHFAAGAREVVSAHATPVVLRSPDRLDLLRGRPLGPNQVTLSTAHVNGTCRLGADRTTAGTDPQGEVYGAPGVFVADGSLLPTALGVNPQETIMALATIVSERIASRRRPG; from the coding sequence GTGCCCCAGACCGCCCCTCCGCTCCCGCTCGCCCTCCGCACCACGCTCGGCCTCCTCGCCCGCGCGGTCGTCCCGCACGCCTTCGACGACCCGGCGCGCGGGGCGCGGCTCGTCCAGCGCCTCGAGACCGAACTCGGCACTCTCCACCCCCGCAAGCAGCGCGACCTCCACAACGGGCTCGCCCTCATCGGCTCCTGGGTGGGCGCCCTCCTCGCCTGGCACGCGCCCAAGCCGCTCCGCCTCCACTCCCCCGAGGCGCAGGCGCGCATCCTCGACCGCTGGCTGCACTCGCGCCTCCCCCTCCTGCGCGCGGTCGCCAACGCCCTCCGGCGGATCATCCTCTTCGCCGAGTACACCACCGCCGAGGCGCAGCGCGAGGTGCGGTACCTCGGCCCGTATCACGCGCGCGGCCCCATGGTGCCGTGGGAGGGCGCGCTCCCCGGCACCCCCTCCGACGACGAACCCGTCGCCCGCGCGCCCCTCCCCTCGGGCGCGCACCTCCCGGCGCCCGCGGCGCAGGCGTTCGCCACGCCCGAACGCCTGAGCGTCGGGGCGATCGTGATCGGCTCGGGAGCCGGCGGCGCCGTCGCCGCCGCGCGGCTCGCCGAGGCGGGGCACGAGGTGCTGGTCGTCGAGGCAGGAGCCCTGCTGCAGGGCGACCAGCTCGCCGAGCAGGAGTACGAGATGTTCACCCGCCTCTACGCCGAGCGCGGCCAGCGGGCCACCGACGATGCGGCGCTGAGCATGCTGCAGGGCACGAGCGTGGGCGGCGGCACCACCGTGAACTGGATGATCATGCTCCGCACCCCCGACTGGGTGCTCGACGAATGGGCCGCGTATCACGGGACCGAAGGGATGCGCCCCGCCGACCTCGCGCCGGTCTTCACGCGCATCGAAGCGGAGCTCCACGCGCGCACCGTCCCCGACGACGCGCACTCCCCCAACAACCGGATCATCCTCGACGGCGCGCGCACGCTCGGCTGGTCCGCCTTCGCCGGGCGCATCAACGCCAAGGGGTGCGTCCGCACCGGCTTCTGCGGCTACGGCTGCCGCTACGGCGCCAAGCAGGGCGGCCTGCAGACCTACCTCCCGCGCGCCGTCGCGGCGGGAGCGCGGATCCTGCCGCACGCCACCGCGCTCCGCATCGACGTCGTCGAGCGCGGCGGGTCGTTCCCGCGCAAGCGCGTGACGCTGCGGCACGCGCCGCCGGGTGAGGCGCCGCGCGAGCTCGTCGCCGAGGCGCCCATCGTCGTCGTCGCCGGCGGTGCGGTCGAGACGCCGGCGCTCCTCCAGCGGTCGCGCCTGGGCGGCGGCGGCACCGGGCGGTTCCTGCGCGTCCATCCCACGAGCGCGGTCTTCGGGCGCTACGACCGCGAGATCCAGGGCGCGAGCGGCATCCCCCTCACCGCGGTCTGCGACGAGTTCCTCCGCGGCGACGGTGGCTATGGGAGCTGGATCGAGTGTCCGCCGCTCCATCCCGGGCTCGCCGCTGCCTCGCTGCAAGGCTTCGGCGCGGCCCATCGTGGCGTCATGACGCAGTTCCCCGCCCTCGGCTCGCTCATCGTGCTCGTGCGGGATGGCGCCGAGCGCGGCCACTCCGACGGCGAGGTCCGTGCGCGCCCCGACGGGAGCACGAGCATCCGCTACCGGCTCAACCCCCGCGACGCGCGGCAGCTCGAGGCGGGGATGGTCGCGGCCGCGCGGCTCCACTTCGCCGCCGGCGCCCGCGAGGTCGTCTCGGCGCACGCGACGCCGGTGGTGCTGCGATCGCCGGACCGGCTCGACCTGCTCCGCGGCCGCCCGCTCGGCCCCAACCAGGTGACGCTCTCCACCGCCCACGTGAACGGCACCTGCCGGCTCGGCGCCGACCGCACGACCGCCGGCACCGATCCGCAGGGCGAGGTCTACGGCGCGCCGGGCGTCTTCGTCGCCGACGGCTCGCTCCTCCCCACCGCGCTCGGCGTGAATCCGCAGGAGACGATCATGGCGCTCGCCACGATCGTGAGCGAGCGCATCGCATCGCGCCGCCGGCCCGGCTAA
- the tkt gene encoding transketolase: MDAVQAAESGHPGTPMALAPLAYALYTRHVKHNPADPHWPDRDRVILSAGHASMLLYSTLYLSGYGLTLDDLKAFRQWGSKTPGHPEYGHTAGVETTTGPLGQGIGNAVGMAVAEAHLASVFDREGHTPIDHYTWFIAGDGCLMEGISHEAASFAGHQKLGKLIGFWDDNNITIDGRVSISSSDDVAKRFAAYGWQVLHLTDVNDQTAIDRVIAEAKADTTRPTLVCTKTIIGYGSPNRADTAKAHGEALGKDEILLTKQAYGWPSTEPFFVPEAALAHWRSCKERGVNLQAAWMAKFAEYTKAFPSEAMELGRRWHGDLPAGWEKALPVFDEKTGNVASRAASGTVINALAPAIPELIGGSADLTGSNLTDVKGAQLFSAEQRGGRNFRFGIREHGMGSIMNGMALHGGIIPYGGTFLVFADYMRPAIRLAALMKQQAIYVFTHDSIGLGEDGPTHQPVEHLASLRCIPGLLVLRPADAAETAEAWRMALRYRTGPSAIVLTRQKLPLIDRTTHAAVSGAHKGAYVLKDAPAGVAPAAVILASGSEVEIALKAQAELAAAGTATRVVSMLSMEVFGAQDAAYQASVLPAGVKRVAIEAAHPMSWHRWVGTDGVIVGIETFGASAPFQKLYEEYGITAGAVVRAVQG; this comes from the coding sequence ATGGATGCCGTGCAAGCCGCCGAGTCGGGTCATCCCGGCACGCCGATGGCCCTCGCCCCGCTCGCGTACGCGCTCTACACGCGCCACGTGAAGCACAATCCGGCCGATCCGCACTGGCCCGACCGCGATCGCGTGATCCTCTCCGCCGGCCATGCGTCGATGTTGCTCTACTCGACGCTCTACCTGAGCGGCTACGGCCTCACGCTCGACGACCTGAAGGCGTTCCGGCAGTGGGGATCGAAGACGCCGGGTCACCCCGAGTACGGCCACACCGCCGGCGTGGAGACGACCACCGGTCCGCTCGGCCAGGGCATCGGCAACGCGGTCGGCATGGCGGTCGCCGAGGCGCACCTCGCGTCGGTGTTCGATCGCGAGGGGCACACGCCGATCGACCACTACACCTGGTTCATCGCCGGCGACGGCTGCCTCATGGAAGGCATCTCGCACGAGGCCGCGTCGTTCGCTGGGCACCAGAAGCTGGGCAAGCTCATCGGCTTCTGGGACGACAACAACATCACCATCGACGGCCGCGTCTCGATCAGCTCGAGCGACGACGTCGCCAAGCGCTTCGCCGCGTACGGCTGGCAGGTGCTGCACCTCACCGACGTGAACGACCAGACCGCGATCGACCGCGTGATCGCCGAGGCCAAGGCCGACACCACGCGCCCGACGCTGGTCTGCACCAAGACGATCATCGGCTACGGCTCGCCCAACCGCGCCGACACCGCGAAGGCGCATGGCGAGGCGCTCGGCAAGGACGAGATCCTGCTCACCAAGCAGGCGTACGGCTGGCCGAGCACCGAGCCGTTCTTCGTGCCGGAGGCGGCGCTCGCGCACTGGCGCTCGTGCAAGGAGCGCGGCGTGAACCTGCAGGCGGCGTGGATGGCGAAGTTCGCCGAGTACACGAAGGCGTTCCCGAGCGAGGCGATGGAGCTCGGCCGCCGCTGGCATGGCGACCTGCCGGCCGGGTGGGAGAAGGCGCTCCCCGTGTTCGACGAGAAGACCGGCAACGTCGCGAGCCGTGCGGCGAGCGGGACCGTGATCAACGCGCTCGCGCCGGCGATCCCCGAGCTCATCGGCGGCTCGGCGGACCTCACCGGCTCCAACCTCACCGACGTGAAGGGCGCGCAGCTCTTCTCGGCCGAGCAGCGCGGCGGGCGGAACTTCCGCTTCGGCATCCGCGAGCACGGGATGGGCTCGATCATGAACGGGATGGCGTTGCACGGCGGGATCATCCCGTACGGCGGCACCTTCCTGGTGTTCGCGGACTACATGCGTCCGGCGATCCGCCTCGCGGCGCTGATGAAGCAGCAGGCGATCTACGTCTTCACGCACGACTCGATCGGACTCGGCGAGGACGGCCCGACGCACCAGCCGGTGGAGCATCTCGCGTCGTTGCGCTGCATCCCGGGGCTGCTCGTGCTGCGGCCGGCGGACGCGGCCGAGACAGCGGAAGCGTGGCGGATGGCGCTGCGGTACCGGACGGGCCCGAGCGCGATCGTGCTGACGCGCCAGAAGCTGCCGTTGATCGACCGGACGACGCACGCCGCGGTGAGCGGGGCGCACAAGGGCGCGTACGTGCTGAAGGATGCGCCGGCGGGCGTGGCGCCCGCGGCGGTGATCCTCGCGAGCGGATCAGAGGTGGAGATCGCGCTCAAGGCGCAGGCGGAGCTCGCGGCGGCGGGGACCGCGACCCGCGTGGTGTCGATGCTGTCGATGGAGGTGTTCGGCGCGCAGGACGCGGCGTATCAGGCGTCGGTGCTGCCGGCCGGGGTGAAGCGCGTGGCGATCGAGGCGGCGCACCCGATGAGCTGGCACCGGTGGGTCGGGACCGATGGGGTGATCGTGGGGATCGAGACGTTCGGGGCGAGTGCGCCGTTCCAGAAGTTGTATGAGGAGTATGGGATCACGGCGGGGGCGGTTGTGAGGGCCGTGCAGGGCTGA